From a single Capsicum annuum cultivar UCD-10X-F1 chromosome 12, UCD10Xv1.1, whole genome shotgun sequence genomic region:
- the LOC107851794 gene encoding uncharacterized protein LOC107851794 — protein MVMEGIQEDIGDGNMQCMSHPYKNSSPGGICAFCLQEKLGKLVSSSLSSSTFPSSDFVATSSKTNDKNTTDSTNYHPYENNIRKSRMHFLKKSSNGNVNNMASSGSGSDSGVVFKRSKSTTTPRNHLHFLEANESEDYGPHRKGFWSFLHYSSSKHYSSTGSSMNSSTRSREKKKEEIVVVYENASPSEATFNNKVARSRSVGCGSRSFSGDLFEKISTGFGDCTLRRIESQRESKPRFSSVHHKERVNCGGILSYLVSSEVHNMNGKSHHTSNGRSKNWGWALASPMRAFSKTSSSGKREDSNSNDDNKNATPNLNAIPSLLTVSS, from the exons atggtgatgGAAGGGATTCAAGAAGATATAGGTGATGGGAATATGCAATGTATGAGCCACCCTTATAAGAACAGTTCCCCAGGTGGGATCTGTGCTTTTTGCCTTCAAGAAAAACTTGGAAAATTAGTCTCTTCCTCTTTATCTTCTTCCACTTTCCCCTCTTCTGATTTTGTAGCCACTTCTTCCAAAACAAATGACAAAAACACCACTGATTCTACTAACTATCATCCTTATGAAAACAATATTAGGAAATCAAGAATGCATTTTTTGAAGAAGAGTAGTAATGGTAATGTTAATAATATGGCAAGTTCTGGTTCTGGTTCTGATTCTGGTGTTGTTTTTAAGAGAAGTAAGTCTACTACAACTCCTAGAAATCATTTGCATTTCTTGGAAGCTAATGAAAGTGAAGATTATGGTCCTCATAGAAAAGGGTTCTGGTCATTTCTTCATTACTCATCCTCAAAGCATTATTCTTCCACAG GATCATCGATGAATAGCTCTACGAGATCAagggagaagaagaaagaagagattGTTGTAGTCTATGAGAATGCGAGTCCTAGTGAGGCTACGTTCAACAACAAAGTTGCAAGATCAAGATCTGTTGGTTGTGGAAGTAGGAGTTTCTCCGGTGACTTATTCGAAAAAATCTCCACCGGCTTTGGAGATTGCACGTTGAGAAGAATCGAGTCACAAAGAGAAAGCAAGCCAAGATTTTCATCTGTTCATCATAAAGAAAGAGTCAACTGCGGcggcattttatcatatttagtttCATCTGAAGTTCATAATATGAATGGAAAGTCTCACCATACTTCTAATGGAAGGAGTAAGAATTGGGGATGGGCATTAGCAAGTCCAATGAGAGCTTTTAGCAAAACATCATCAAGTGGTAAAAGAGAAGATTCAAATTCAAATGATGATAACAAGAATGCTACACCAAACTTGAATGCAATTCCTTCTTTGTTGACTGTTAGCAGCTAG